The following coding sequences lie in one Gadus macrocephalus chromosome 1, ASM3116895v1 genomic window:
- the letmd1 gene encoding LETM1 domain-containing protein 1 has product MALSGGSLCCRLSLQRICLFQHNWKSTGHYFPNTYLQSRLSPCRQYKASDSSQGIGRHVSSRLQVANVKYENFLKRKFPRFYKLYRTFTEGFKLLFQDGKEVSRIQTRLVTGKVTWEDLPYREMERLRQFRRDLIKAIPLVVISIPPFANYLVFVLMYYFPRQLLVRHFWTPQQQLEFRGFYHSQRAGHTGAVLQGIQDTSYQVKDSRLQSRLQDLCTQVQNGAHPKVADIHGVRALFSGPPLGMKRMNVEHMRHICPLLFLTPRLPGFMIGRRLNSHALELLLLDRALRRLGPHQLSDSELKQACYVRGLNSDDLDANQCREWLSQWLQVTAPLKGSEGSLLLHSMVLLSANYPRRFSGQ; this is encoded by the exons ATGGCACTGTCCGGTGGAAGTCTTTGCTGTCGTTTGTCTCTTCAAAGAATTTGTCTATTTCAACACAATTGGAAATCGACCGGGCATTATTTTCCTAATACATATCTTCAATCAAG ATTGTCCCCGTGTAGACAGTACAAAGCCTCGGACTCCAGCCAAGGCATCGGTCGACATGTGTCGTCAAGATTGCAGGTGGCAAATGTCAAATATGAGAATTTCCTCAAAAGGAAATTTCCGAGATTTTACAAACTCTATCGCACTTTTACTGAAG GATTTAAACTACTCTTCCAAGATGGCAAGGAAGTGAGCAGGATCCAAACCAGACTGGTCACAGGGAAGGTGACATGGGAGGACTTGCCATACCGAGAAATGGAGAGGCTGAGGCAG TTCCGCAGAGACCTGATTAAAGCCATTCCACTCGTGGTGATATCCATCCCTCCATTCGCCAATTACCTGGTTTTCGTCCTGAT GTACTATTTCCCTCGCCAGCTCCTGGTACGGCATTTCTGGACcccgcagcagcagctggagtTCCGTGGCTTCTACCACAGCCAGAGAGCGGGGCACACCGGGGCTGTGCTCCAGGGCATCCAGGACACCAGCTACCAGGTCAAAGACAGCCGCCTCCAGAGTCGCCTTCAGGACCTCTGCACCCAA GTGCAGAATGGAGCGCACCCAAAAGTGGCTGATATCCACGGGGTGCGGGCGCTGTTCTCCGGACCCCCTCTGGGTATGAAGAGGATGAATGTAGAGCACATG AGGCATATCTGCCCCCTGCTCTTCCTGACGCCCCGCCTCCCAGGCTTCATGATTGGCAGGCGGCTCAACAGTCACGCTCTGGAATTGCTCTTGCTGGACCGTGCCCTGAGACGCCTTGGACCTCATCAGCTGAGTGACTCTGAACTCAAACAG GCCTGTTATGTCAGAGGACTCAACTCAGACGATCTCGATGCCAACCAGTGTCGTGAGTGGCTGTCCCAATGGCTACAGGTCACAGCTCCCTTGAAGG GGAGCGAGGGCTCTCTGCTTCTTCACAGCATGGTTTTACTATCGGCCAACTACCCACGACGCTTCAGTGGCCAATGA